ATTCCAGCGTGGTACCACCTCGTTCGTATACAAACCCTCTCCCTTTTGCCCATTTCGGCCCTCCAGCAGAGCAAGATAAAGAAGCGTTACAAGAATCTCAAATAAATAAGATCGAAGATATCAACCCatacaatttgtttaaacattctgGAGCATTCCCAACTGCTCCGTACGTAGAGCCTCCCCCTTTCGCCCAGTTCAGCCCCTCACCAGAGGAAGATATTTACAAGAATACGGCTCCCTTCAACATGGAGGTCATGGAGGTGGCAGAGCCTACGTTTATAGTACCGGAGAACTACGAGAGAATGATGGTCATGCTCCCGGCTCCCTGCACCCCCGAAGAGAACCCATCGATTTTATGTGAACGACAGGGACGTTGTGAGGAGTGAAACCAGAAGCGACAGTGGGGAGTTCATTTCAAGGTAATTTACGTTGGTTCttaaaagtctttaaaaatataaaacttgtaggAACATAAGAGTGCAATATAGTAGAATATTTAATCTAGTctgaaatacttttataattataggAATGATTTGCAATCTTTAGAAAACATCATTATATTGCTCTTGattcatataataaatagtacttCATATAGTAGTGATGACTAGTAGCAAAAAGGTGGTTTTCGGTGCGTAATCGTGTTTTACAAGCAAGGCGAAGTCGAAGTCAAAATACGATTAATCGCCTCAAAACAGTTTTGATCCCaaagtgatccctactgggttGATATAGATAACTCTTCATAGGTTTCCTGTCAAGTTTACGTACCAAACAGCTATGTTTTGTACACTTAATtctactgaaacaataacaaagttgaTATTAATGCTCTGAAAAAATATGGATTGTGcttcaaataactttttaaatatattttataagataatgaAAAAGTCACTTAAAAATCCACCTTAAGTAACCATACCAGctattatttgtgtattataatacaacttatttaattttataactgttttattaaaattaaaaagttacagaaCTTTTCAAGAATAAATTTCTTGAAAGTTGAAATTACTAATACGCAAATATGAGAATCGATTAGACTATATCTTTACTAGCTGTATCACCAGGCTCCAACCACCAAGGTTAAATGAAacagtaaaactattttcaagTAAATCAACTTAAGTGAAAGCTAAGGTTAGGGTTGGAATTAAGTTACAACGTATTTGTGTTGTGACGTAATTAggcacattttacttttttaataagaaatataaaaaggattaaaatgttaTGCAATATTTGCAAAGGGGTATTCTTCAAAAGCGTATTTTTGATTTCGTTTTGATTTTGTTAGCTATAAAATTTGTACTTAATCTTGTCAAACTGCTGAAAGCAAACCCCCTCGAATGAAGTACTTTAGAATCAAGTATGGAGTGAGATAAATCTATTAATCAAGTTTATCTACATTATATGTATGTATCAAATGTTATCGAATCACTTCCAGTTACACCACGGCAGACGGTACCAGGAGATCAGAGAGGGGATCTCTGGTAGACACTCCGGACGGTGATCAGGTACTCGTCCTCAGGGGGTCCTACTCCTTCACCAGTCCTGAAGGTCTCGAGGTCAACGTGAACTATATCGCTGATCAGAATGGATACAGGGTGTTCCAATAGCCTTCCAGTCCATCCAACAAGTAGTGTTTCCGTCCATCAGCATTCATGGGGTTTTCTGACATTCCTGtacataatatttctatttttatgtaaatatatttttatacacttttatgtTTTGGCAGTGACCTTTCTAAGTCAAATATCATGTTTACATTTTAGTTCACATTGAATTCCATGCAAATTTGGTTGGCACATTTCTATTGGTAAGAAGAGAGAAGCTcattacaaattacataatttaatttaattaatttcttttctcaATTACTCTTAAAGAGAAGAGAAATGaacgttttaaacaaaataaacttattccttaaataattttttatgttgattCCTTACGATTTCAAACAAGTTTTGAAAGTTTCAGaccaaaaataaactcaaataacattatatttttttggatACATCAATAACATATGTTATgtacgtaataaatatttgtggGTTGATGAAAAATACTTGGCAAAGAGGTCATATTTCATCATTTTTTTAAGACCAAAGGTTTTGATCATTTGTTTAATGGAAAATAGAACTTTTTGCTAAAAAATTCAAGATTAAGAATTCAGTGCTGCTCTGTcctcacataaaattaatttcGGAAAGGTAGTCTATAAGAGGAGAGTACCCATGGAAAAATGgtttgtactatataaaataaacaatatccaTCTGAATTTTTAAGAAGGCAAACTAGACatctaaaatatatccaaataaATACTAGCTACATTATTAATTCTAAATGTATTACTAAGTATTATTCTAGTTGCATTGGATAAAACAATGTAAGAttacgccacactacgtgtcatGTAATACGCTGCACTGTAGTTGTACGCTAATTCTAAATCTACAGCTTACTACATTTTAGAGATGTTCTACTGCGTACCGGACCAAAGCAAACAACAACCATACAGAAGATGGAATGAAAAATGGAAATGGAAtttcagccaaatttcatggttggacatgcaccattatatgacccattcttgtctatgaaagaaatgaaatataagcagtctcaagatatcttgccacataacaCAAGGTCTCGACCGTAACTGGCCAGTATAATTGGTCTCCATATCCATTTCACTACCATAGCTACGTCATGTGCAGAAACTCGGTTGCACTGCCGCGCTCAGATATTATATCTATGACATCACACAacgcactcaattgtgcacctgatggggCACTAAGAGTAAATCTTCTATAGATTACACTAGatgatgatatatattttatggtCTATGTGTCTCTGAAGTGGAAAAGATGCAGTTTGTTTTGTATGTCTTTTTCGTCGCCAATTTTTATCCGATTTCATACGCTTCACGGATCGGAAGGTAAACCTGAGGTACACTCAACTATCGTATTACACTTCAGTGCCATCTAACTAACGTTCATCGATAGAAGAGTTAAATTGATTGAATACTAAGATAGGCACTATTCTTTTTTTATactggtaaaaataaatttagggtTTTCTATTTACACACAttataattaacaagaaaaatagtatttaaaattgctAGTAGCACTTTCTATGGCAAACAAACAaggtttttaaagatttatagtaaaattataattaccataACCTACCTAtaccaaaaatattgtattttggtattttggttatacctatacaaaaatattgttttgtaatcagattgtttgataaattaaatttcaatatttgaccTACTAACTCGGAAATTGAGTATCCAATATCATGCCCAAAAGATTATACATCATGGTAAAAAACCTATACacaacatttgtatatattaagGAGTTACTTTCCTTTAGTAACACAAGGTATGAAAAAGGCTTCCCTGGAATTGCTTGCAAAGTTTCAactctgtagctcatttcattaccGAAATGTCTTGGCAGATATGGAGGCAACAATCATACATGACAGAAATATGTATAATTCCtcggcagacaaaagaaaaataGCGTCAATGAAGATTATAGCCATacaccatcacagaactcatttttgtctacgtagaaatgaagttccatgAAGAAAGTGTACAAATTAAATCAATCTTGAGGTATATCTCCACGTGGTACAAGCTCACAATTGTAACTGCtctgtgaaaattaatttttcaaaccaCTAATTCGTGTTCATTCTGATATTTCCAGCCAAAGGTTCCACATTAAGTCTATTTTATTTCTGGAAtggtgaatttttattttaatgattatgtaACTTACAGGTCAAATATTCACTCATTTTGTTAACAGCTCATGTTTGTATGGGATAGATAAGGAGTTTTCTATCTAAGTGGCATATTGTTTTCAGCTACTACGCTCAGTATTGTAAAGTCAATTCCAATGAACCAGAGATAGCAACAGACAGATTACTCTTCGAGCGGGGCTAGCGAAACTAGCacataataattcttaaaacatattttaagattgtaaatatatttttaattctagtggGGCAATACTAGATCTTACGGAAAGAGAGAAATAAAGCTCCAGTGCAGCTGATATCTGATTTCCAAGCGTTTCAACTgagaagaaaaaacttaaattgtgtTTGCAAAAGCTGCAATGCGCAAGCCGTAacgtttatttacattaaatcccacccccccacccccctacCATAAGTGCGCTCAGCTGTATTCGTATTTGCGATTTAACTGGGGATTGTACATTTGTTCGAATAATGTCAGTTATTAATACTCTGTGGGAAATGTAATTCTAATATAATGAGGGTTacgtggttttaaaacaaaaatgaaatgttccacttaaataaaatgtttgtaaatatgattaaCACGCGGAGTGCAATATTTAGAAGTTAATGAATGTTAACAAAATAAGACATGAACTTGGGTATAAATCTGGCGTGTGAAAATGAGATTACGTATTAAAAAGCGAGatgtatttgtaaataagttCCAAAccatttgtacatatttataccACTTCAATAACATAATCGTTTTTCAATGTCAAGTAATAAAGTGTCATAATTGTCAAAAGCTGAAGTCGTATCAGTTTCTAGTATTATATATTCCAAGTACAAACACAAATATACAAGGTTCGTATTATAACAAAATCAGGTAAAAATGGATAGGACGGGCGCACTCTGGTGTTTTCCACCGACTAACTCGATATTGCTGGAAGTAATTTCATTTTGGTGGCGTTTggccttttaatataattagcaGTCCAAAGCTTGGCGCCACCCCGTACCCTAGCACGTGTAAATTAATTATCGAGTTTAACTGGAACAAcgttattctaaattttattcgCGGTGAGTATTTAATTTCCAGACacatttctatttttgtgtaaCAAGTACTGTAAAATTACACGCTGACAACAGAACTAGGAGAGGAAGTTACAGACGCGATGCCTAGGCTGTCCATAATAATTACACTATTAATTTATGCGCAATTATAAGTACAAAATGTGGATTTTCTATATAATACGAGATACGATGTTACGTCTCCTCAGATTGTAGTTTTTCAATCTAAATCACTTGCTAGTTATCTAAATACTTAACGTTCGCTGACTATTTGCTAATTGAGTGTTATCCGAATTTTGGAATTAAGTTTGTCAAGTATTTGAACTCATCATCAGAGGATACTTTTGCCAAGGGTATTTATTTTAAggtgttatatattttagttgaAGAGATCTTTCAGCTGAGAAATGAGATCATTTTACTGTGAgggaaacatgattttccggacatttgagcacattcagtgatacaaaaaatcagttacactacgtttcgagatatgcaatctgatctcttcacaAGTTGAATAAATGATTTAACACACAACTACAATCTAGATTAACATAAGCTAATCACACAAAAGCGTTATGACACATATAAGTCAGAAATCATTAGTTCAAGAGAATGTCATTAAGAGTGCCCCGAATGTCATTAAGAGTATACCACCATATCGTGTGCAACTCCATGTACACTGACTCAAAACAATACTACACTGAAACAtgcaataaaaacactatttatgtATGTCACAACGGTCTCGTAAtgatggtttgtttattttaacctagatagTAGTTTTTTACGTTACCTGTTCAcgtgaggaagagatcagatttcaaatctcgaaacgtagtgtaactgagtttttgtatcactgaacgatggcaaattctGTTTTGCTCAAATTGCTTTCATCgtcaaaaaatttgaatttggttGAACAGAGGGGTAgcttaagtataatttattattaaactgcaTATGTAAGTAAATTAACAAGTCCTGAAGACAAGAGAATATATATAATGATAGATAATACTGGTCATGAAATTAAAGtcttaaaatcttatttaagttttttaaatgtattattatttgtaattttttagattgGAATTATTTGCATTTACCACAGTGTCAAGATGACTAGGTAAGTAACTGTTAAATCTAGTAATGTAACCTCAATTTCATTTATTCACAATAGACTTACCAGGACTACCCACTCAGCCATAAAGAGTGACAGAGTATTaagattacataaaaataaaacagtagaaGTCATTAGGTTAACATTACTTGTCGTCTTAACAAATTTATTCAACCGGTGATTTCACTTACTTGAAGTTAAGGGCAAATGGATtgctattacaaaaatgttttacatttgacaaaaaaaaaataaacagaaacgaTAAGATATCGTACAGTAAACGACAGCGATGTTGTGCTGACGAAGTGTGGACAGTAGTTAGACAGGTACTCACGTATTGACCGCTGCGATAGTTGTGTCAGGTCGGCTGAAGGTCGACCTAGTAATAGAGTACGTCTAGAAATCCCACCCGGAGCTATACACGTAACAACAAACAGACACGATAAGATATCGTACAGTAAACGACAGCGATGTTGTGCTGACGAAGTGTGGACAGTAGTTAGACAGGTACTCACGTATTGACCGCTGCGATAGTTGTGTCAGGTCGGCTGAAGGTCGACATAGTAATAGAGTACGTCTAGCAATCCCACCCGGAGCTATACACGTAACAACAAACTTTACAAGAAAACACAACAGCAAACCGAAACATACAACCTTGTTATTGTGATTACTTAAATCGAAGCAGCACTAACTCTCATCGtgataatcaaacaaatacagtttattcaGTCACTgccaaaatattattgttagtgGTTATCCAACTAAGCATCTGACACTACTGCTTgctttaattaaactttttttacgaAGAGTTAACTTACAAAAtgtggtaagtataaaaaagttcaACAAACATGCTTACTAAAGACTTTTTGATAATTTATCAACAAAACACCAAATCAGGATTCGGAGCTATACCATAAAATTCCATGAGGAGATTTCGGTCTTACTGGTGTTCGGTTATGAGCAAACCCAAAAAGAAATATCTAATAGAAGTGGAATGTTTGTAAAGATTTAACATGGGACTAAAAAGGTATGACCACTGAGAAGTATACAAAGCAACTACAACACAATATCTTCTCCTagcaaataaaattgtaaagtaaaaaagGCTATAAAGAAAGCTCAGTGAAGAAACAGAAACATGGCGGGTTGGAGGCAGATACTAAACTCAACTAGTAGAGAGTGAACCATCTGAAAATACTACTtctacaacaaataaaaacgaaCGTATTTAtttcaaggaaataaaatatttaaaaaacaaaattattcaaaattaatgacaCACAAATTTTGAAGGTGTCATCAGTGTCATACCTCCATGTCACGCTTCAAAGTACTACTAGAGGAGCGTTATCTGGAACCTTAATAGAGAGTATAAAGCTTCTTACTTTGTGGATAAATCTAAGAAAGATGCATAAAATCATGATGAATTGTTTAATCTCAAGTGTGAAGTTTGTTATTCGGTAACTAAAGTTCTCAAAACCTTTTGATCTCGCGTCAATGTTTTTACACATGAAATAATCTGGTTTGCTTGTGCCGAAAATTGAGTATAAAACGATTATAAAACACATGCACGGTAGTAAGGATAAATTTACGAGTGAAagtgtaatagtttaaaaacgttttcttaaacttaaaatacGAAGCACAGTTCGCTCTGTGTTAGTTCACTAAAACTctagatatatatttttccaaGTTGTGAGGTGCACAGTTACGGTTTGCGGTTGAAATCGGTTTAATTTCCCTCGAGATTACTCCGGTTGCAAAGAAGGAATGCACAATGAGCCGCCTTCAGCCCTGAACCATTCTTTAATCAGGCCCTTATTAAGAGGAAGTCCTTACGTAAATGTCGCTTTTATTCATGGCTACTATTTATTATAGACTGCATTATACCTTTTTACTTGAGCTGATTATGGATTGATATGAAAGTTTACTTACAATTGATGATTTTgcacaattataaaataacatcaataagttatgtaatataatgtatgtaCCCGTGTTGAAGCAAATTTGAATACTGATCTAAAATCACATTTCAAGACTTAGGGCTAAAAGTACATCGCCACTGCTGTACGTGTTTtgaactaagatggattttagaATATGAGATAAATTACATTTGCAATGTAGGAAGTAATTAAGCCTAGAAAAATTAACGAAATCATTTACATAAAAGACAGCTTCGTGACATATACAAAACTTGCCCCTATTGGATTGAACGTCTTGAATGAATTTTAACCGGAGTTGACAAAGACTATTGTACGGAAGTTACTAAAGGCCATTAAGATATGTGGAAACTTCAGGCCTGTGGGTGGTCATGACTTTGAGATAACTGCCTGTGGAAACTTTCCCGATATGAGAGGATGTGGTCTACAAGAGTGACCAACTAGCTTCTGAGAATTTTGGTTAACGTGATGTCTCAGTACTCATTTCGTAATTGTGCTAAATATGACAGATATTTATCATGTACTGTTATTGTAGCTGAATTAATGGTATGTATGAATTAACTTTGTTATGCTTCATTAGTTATGTATCCGATCCAAAATGTTGTAGTTATTTTATACTTGAGTTTCAATGGTTGACTAAAGCCGACTGTCCAAACGACTATTGCTTTATGTTAACTTGAAAAAGTAGATTAATATAGCTTGTGtggataaaactattttattctttcttttttcttcttataATTGTTTGGTTCTCAGCCACAGGAAATTCctaatttttgtcatttttagcCGCAAAGAATCTCTAGGAAATCCCTGCGTTTGAAAGCTATCTTTTTTAATCCTTTaagttttggaatataaaataagCTGGCCACTAGTATCTTCTGGCCACTAAATATTGCCTGTACTAGCTTTAATCTCTATACCTTTCGAGCTAAATGGAGCTTTGACGATGGATCTACTCACACTTCGTTTctaaaagacaaatattttactgtagaagttaaaatataaaatatagaagttTGTCTCTGGCCTGAAAATTCTCCCCACTTGGttcaaaattatctaaattattttgttaaaatgtgatCAACAAATAGCTCATAGCAAATTTTTGTACAACGTTGTTTATCAAaacacaacaatttatttaattagacaATTAGTGCTAAAGACCGCGATTAAAATCTATTCCGCAAAACATGCATGCTAGTTAAAAACCTTGCATGTATAAGGCGCAAAAGATAATTACCAAATCTGTGATCTTACAGTTTAATCCCATTGCTTCAACAGGTACTATTCAGTTATCCTGAATCTACAGCCACAAAACcgtaattatatacaaatatgtgATACTTTACCTTACTATCAGTTCCAAAATTAGGTTTTGCTGGGTTGTTACTACTCCTTTCGGGATGAAAGGCCCATCGTTACGTATATAAAAAACACGGAAGTCAACGGAAGTTGAAAACTCGTAAAATAACGCACAGTAAAACACACAGATTCAAAAAATAAGACGTACCCGAAACATAATTTACTGTACACAAATAAATGGTAGGTCTAACGCACGCACACAACCGCACACCCGACCCTTCAGGGCGGCAGCGCAGACAGTGAGGCTGAAGGTTATGTCTCTTCTCGTCCTCTACTTCCTGGGTCATTCTTATCTACTGGAGTCTTATCAGTAGGTAATATTCTTGTGACCAAGGACCTATTATAATATAATGGGAAATGAATTGCAGCTTTTCGTTTAGTATCACTCAATTTAGGTCTTCGTTTGGACAATGTTTATAGATTTCATAGTCCTCCAGGTTTTTAAAGTTTGCAACCCTCATAGTGGGGCTTTAATAAGCGATCTACACTCgttatttagttgtttttatcgaaaaattctatatattatcctatttctatatgtaaaaatcgtacacaataagaattataataaattactgtaacaagagGAATCTCGtacgttacaatttttaaaacataaatttaacactaacattacaaaactaataaactaactATTGGTCTAGACTTAGATTTCCCAGCTTTATATCAATGattaaccgcttttgtgaaatggaggaaagaattctccccatgggttagcAGGGAGCTCCAatccacatgttgaagccacatgAATTAAATCTTGTCACTTgtgaaaagttattaaatattttcttcatattcattgccaattttgagtttcaaaatattagttacttcttgctgtttattgtttacattaaagttactgtaactaataagttgaaatcatatgcttagttaaataaattgtaatatagaatTAATCCGATGAATTGTAATTAGTTCGATGAAAACATCGAACGATTCgataaaataaccaaataacgagtgtaggccgcttattaaagtgtACCACCCCCCTTCATATAAAACCCGGCCCCAAGAATATCATCGATGGTGTTCATCttgtgattattaaaaaaaaagttgggCGGTGTTCCTTGAATCTAATTTTGAATTCCTGACCAGTTTGCCGGATGCAAATGCAAACACAGTAACATTCCCCACCGGTTAACCTATACATACTAGTGTTTTCCATGTTTTCCTCATTAACATTTCCCTTTCTGTTAAACATTTTAAgggttttatttcatgttttgtatGCTATTATTGAGCCTGAATAATACAGTCTTTTGCTGAGGAAATGTTCTGGCTGTATACAACACAAACATAGATTTCGTTTCATTCTCGTTGATCGGGACTATTCGGTTAACTGTAATCTAGAGAACATCAcgcagtaatatattaaaattatatctaattcAAAAAGAATGTTCTTGTTAAATCATTTTCTCGTATTCCATTGATAAAAACAATGTCTAGCACCATAGAAATATGATACATTCTAGTGTTTGAATATATTATGAGGACACcgctattatatatacagggtgtacataaagtcctgcacgggtataatattttctgaacgataacagataaatcaacaagatttggtacatcaatactacacctaaaaatctactttttgaaggaactatcagttttctgtaatatcatggggacgtcccgcaaggaatcggaaggaaatcttaaataggagcattaATAGGAGCGTTaaataactaacgtcataattcacttctgtacaactgacaagcataatgtagtagttagctgcagtattcgtttggttgcagttttgctttactggggttatggctactaataaaatgtaaccaagtaaaacctttgaacagccgccattttgtactggatcagtctttttgagtgcggtttgcggcattaaactctgctagataagccctttaaaatgatgtgcataatgacctatgctcctatttaagatttccttccgactccttgcgggacgtccccatgatattacagaaaactgatagatccttcaaaaattagatttttaggggtagtattgatgtaccaaatcttgttgatttatctgttatcattcagaaaatattatacccgtgcaggactttat
This Homalodisca vitripennis isolate AUS2020 chromosome 3, UT_GWSS_2.1, whole genome shotgun sequence DNA region includes the following protein-coding sequences:
- the LOC124356523 gene encoding larval cuticle protein 1-like, which encodes MDYTTADGTRRSERGSLVDTPDGDQVLVLRGSYSFTSPEGLEVNVNYIADQNGYRVFQ